ATGCGGGCCTGGTAGACTCCCACCGCCCGGAGCTGGGCGACGGATTCGGAGACGCCCCACATCCGCCAGCCCACCTGCTGCAGGAGCATCTGAAAGAGGGCGAACTGGGCGGGGCTGAACTGCCCGCGGGCCAGCAGGGGCGCCGCAGCCAGGATCACCAGGCCGAGGGCCACGTAGAAGCCGTTCTCCGACAGGGCGAAGAGCAGTCCCCACTGGAGCCGCTCCTTCAGGCTCACGACCTCCCGGTCCTGGTTCAGATCCCGGAAGCGGCGCAGGGCGTCCGGGACGGCGCCGGCCACCTGAAGCACCGGCACGGCGCTGAGGATCTCCCCCAGGTAGCCTGTCACCGCCTCGGTCCGCTCCATCACCTGGTCGCGGTAGAGCACGATGTTCTCCTGGAGCTTCCGCATGGCCAGGAAGACGCCGGCGATGGCGGCCGCGCCCAGGGCGGCCAGGAGCGGCTGAACCGTGAACAGGTAAGCGAAGATGCCGGCCGCGGTGGCCACGTCCACCAGGGAGAGGGGGAAGCGGTGGATGTAGAAGCAGGACTCCAGCACGTCGTCCCGGAAGCGGGTGATCGCCTCGCCCGGGGTCACCGGCAGGGGCAGGGCCCCGGGGCGCCGGTAGATGCCCCGCAGCATGTTGATCCGCAGGAGCGTGGTGAGGATCCGGTCCATGAGGGTGAGGCCGGCCTGCCAGATGAAGTCGCTGAGCTGTGCGGCCACGCTGGCCAGCAGGAAGGCGATCGCGTACTGCACGGGCTCTTGCGTGCCGCCGGGCAGCGCCGCGAAGAACCGGGAGGTCATCACGGCCGCGAGCGCAGCGAGCGCAGAGCCCAGCCCGAAACCGAAGGTCGCCAGCAGGACGGCGGGCAGGGTCATGCGGAACAGCCGTGCCGTGAAACGGAGACCGCTCATCAGGCCAGCACCTCCTCGCTTCCTGCCGAGCGCAGCCGGTTGTAGTGGGAGCGGGTATCCCGGGCCAGGATCCGGCGCGGCCCCCACTCCAGGATCGAGCCCTGGTCCAGCACGAGGATGTCGTCGGCCCGCTCCACGGTGGTCAGCCGGTGAGCGATGATGATCGCTGTACGGCCGGCCAGCAGCCGGTCTACCGCGCGCTGCAACAGGGCTTCGGTCACGGGGT
The nucleotide sequence above comes from Symbiobacterium thermophilum IAM 14863. Encoded proteins:
- a CDS encoding ATP-binding cassette domain-containing protein, which translates into the protein MSGLRFTARLFRMTLPAVLLATFGFGLGSALAALAAVMTSRFFAALPGGTQEPVQYAIAFLLASVAAQLSDFIWQAGLTLMDRILTTLLRINMLRGIYRRPGALPLPVTPGEAITRFRDDVLESCFYIHRFPLSLVDVATAAGIFAYLFTVQPLLAALGAAAIAGVFLAMRKLQENIVLYRDQVMERTEAVTGYLGEILSAVPVLQVAGAVPDALRRFRDLNQDREVVSLKERLQWGLLFALSENGFYVALGLVILAAAPLLARGQFSPAQFALFQMLLQQVGWRMWGVSESVAQLRAVGVYQARMAELAGGDQELVAGARLDFREEIPPEPAPARRPEDALEVLTVAGLTYRHPETGRGIADVSFTLPRGSFTVITGRIGSGKTTLVRTLLGLLPAEAGEVRWNGQVVTDPMAFFTPPRIAYTPQVPRIFSGSLRANILLGLAESDVDMEEAVAAAVLEPDVAQFPCGLETEVGSRGVKLSGGQVQRTAAARMFARQPALLVLDDISSALDSETEAELWRRLFAREGATVLCVSNRRAALERADQILLLDEGRLVAAGPLPELLRTSPAMRELWTAIAPDEKAGIAR